A genome region from Brooklawnia propionicigenes includes the following:
- a CDS encoding phosphoadenylyl-sulfate reductase: MTQTPNKRARSTEELQALADQGAAELGEATAEDVAAWAARTFPGTLAVACSMAGDTVLPHLIARHCPGVDVLFLETGYHFAETLGTRDALASVIDARIIDVLPAQTVAEQDAEYGPRLYERDPGLCCQLRKVEPINAALSGYEAWVTGIRREDNALRANAGLVEWDATHQLVKINPLAAWSFDDLLDYASQWSVPINLLLTDGYPSIGCEPCTRRVAPGEDPRAGRWAGLAKTECGLHL; the protein is encoded by the coding sequence ATGACTCAGACCCCCAACAAGCGCGCCCGTTCCACCGAGGAACTGCAGGCGCTGGCCGATCAGGGCGCCGCGGAACTGGGCGAGGCCACCGCGGAGGATGTCGCCGCCTGGGCGGCGCGCACCTTCCCGGGCACGCTCGCGGTGGCCTGTTCGATGGCCGGCGACACCGTGCTACCGCACCTGATCGCCCGGCACTGTCCCGGCGTCGACGTGCTCTTCCTGGAGACCGGCTACCACTTCGCCGAGACCCTGGGCACCCGGGATGCGCTGGCGTCGGTGATCGACGCGCGGATTATTGACGTCCTGCCTGCCCAGACGGTCGCCGAGCAGGACGCCGAGTACGGCCCCCGGCTGTACGAGCGCGATCCGGGTTTGTGCTGCCAGCTGCGCAAGGTTGAGCCCATCAACGCCGCCCTGTCCGGCTACGAGGCCTGGGTCACCGGTATCCGGCGCGAGGACAATGCACTGCGCGCCAACGCCGGGCTGGTCGAGTGGGATGCCACACACCAGCTGGTCAAGATCAACCCACTCGCCGCCTGGAGCTTCGACGACCTGCTCGACTACGCATCCCAGTGGTCGGTGCCGATCAACCTGCTGCTCACCGACGGCTATCCCTCGATCGGCTGCGAGCCGTGTACGCGCCGGGTCGCTCCCGGTGAAGACCCTCGGGCCGGCCGATGGGCCGGCCTGGCCAAGACCGAATGCGGGTTACATCTATGA
- the phoU gene encoding phosphate signaling complex protein PhoU has product MRKIYQSDLESVVNELVVISDSIQIAVRDATRALLDADLQLAERVISGDTRIDVMHDELEMRTFTILARQAPVAGELRTLVAVIQMVAALGRMGDLAAHVAKIARLRYPEHAVPEALNDNFRQMSRVAQDMVGNVGRVLAERNLEDARELAEDDEVMDELRSEQFRVILGDDWTGGVESAVDVALLGRYYERIADHAVAMGRRIIYIITGDLPEGENWPST; this is encoded by the coding sequence GTGCGCAAGATCTATCAGAGTGACCTTGAAAGCGTCGTCAACGAGCTGGTCGTGATTTCTGACAGTATCCAGATCGCCGTGCGGGACGCCACCCGGGCGCTACTGGATGCCGACCTGCAGTTGGCTGAACGGGTCATCAGCGGGGACACCCGCATCGATGTGATGCATGACGAGCTCGAAATGCGCACATTCACCATCTTGGCGCGGCAGGCGCCGGTGGCCGGCGAGTTGCGCACCCTGGTCGCGGTCATCCAGATGGTGGCCGCGCTGGGGAGGATGGGCGATCTGGCGGCGCATGTGGCCAAGATCGCGCGACTGCGATACCCGGAGCACGCGGTGCCGGAAGCACTCAACGACAACTTCAGGCAGATGTCGCGGGTCGCCCAGGACATGGTGGGCAATGTCGGTCGGGTGCTGGCCGAGCGCAACCTTGAAGACGCCAGGGAGCTCGCCGAAGATGACGAGGTGATGGACGAACTGCGCAGCGAACAGTTCCGGGTGATCCTCGGCGATGACTGGACCGGCGGGGTCGAGAGCGCCGTCGATGTCGCACTGTTGGGACGCTATTACGAGCGGATCGCCGACCATGCGGTCGCCATGGGACGCCGCATCATCTACATCATCACCGGTGACCTGCCCGAGGGCGAGAACTGGCCGTCCACCTAG
- a CDS encoding response regulator transcription factor, whose amino-acid sequence MTRILIVEDEQSYRDALSYMLQREGFDVAEAADGQSGLSEFDRNGADLVLLDLMMPGMSGTEVCRQLRLRGNVPVIMVTARDSEIDKIVGLELGADDYVTKPFSHRELVARIRAVLRRGQEAELLPEVVEVGDVRMDIERHEVSVSGRAVRLALKEFELLELLLRNAGRVMTRAQLIDRVWGSDYVGDTKTLDVHVKRLRSKIEPDPARPVKLVTVRGLGYKFAS is encoded by the coding sequence GTGACCCGCATTCTGATCGTTGAGGACGAGCAGTCCTACCGCGATGCCCTGTCGTACATGCTGCAACGGGAGGGCTTCGACGTCGCCGAGGCGGCCGATGGCCAGTCCGGACTGTCCGAATTCGATCGCAACGGTGCTGATCTGGTGTTGCTCGACCTGATGATGCCCGGAATGAGTGGCACCGAGGTCTGCCGCCAGCTGCGCCTGCGGGGCAATGTCCCGGTCATCATGGTCACGGCCCGCGATTCGGAGATCGACAAGATCGTCGGCCTGGAGCTCGGCGCCGACGACTATGTGACCAAGCCGTTCAGCCACCGCGAGCTGGTGGCCAGGATTCGCGCGGTGCTGCGCCGCGGACAAGAGGCGGAGTTGCTGCCGGAGGTCGTCGAGGTCGGCGATGTGCGCATGGACATCGAGCGCCACGAGGTCTCGGTCAGCGGGCGGGCGGTGCGGCTGGCCCTCAAGGAGTTCGAGTTGCTCGAACTGCTGCTGCGCAATGCCGGGCGGGTGATGACCCGCGCGCAATTGATCGACCGGGTCTGGGGCTCGGACTACGTGGGCGACACCAAGACGCTGGACGTGCACGTCAAGCGGCTGCGATCCAAGATCGAGCCCGACCCCGCGCGTCCGGTCAAGTTGGTCACCGTGCGTGGCCTCGGCTACAAGTTCGCCAGCTGA
- a CDS encoding YeiH family protein, producing the protein MTDIKPISANEELNDELASAVQASLDDELDEPRPSGPLQWIIGGLAVVVILGTAAWYLSEYVPIWTKGTSVSWLGTIEYPVYAIIFGLLGNALLSALNLRDRLSPGFRTEFLIKTGLVLLGASINFAIIVKAAAPAIAQATLLITSVFFITWWLGRLFGLDARLRALLSSAVSICGVSAAIAAAGAVKAKKEDLAYTASLVIIFALPSIFLLPWLAGLLGLTDAQTGAWIGGNIDTTAAVTAAGSIAGEAPLQIAAIVKSTQNALLGVAAVLLTVFFAYKIDRKPGEAAPTASLFWQRFPKFVLGFLVASIIATIFVNSVGSQAAAPLIGTANNLRTWFLTFAFVSIGLELKVSSLRRAGWRPIAVFALATVANLVIGLALAHLLWSGFEIPA; encoded by the coding sequence ATGACCGACATCAAGCCGATCAGTGCAAACGAAGAACTGAATGACGAACTCGCCAGCGCTGTTCAGGCGTCCCTCGACGACGAACTGGACGAGCCTCGCCCCAGTGGCCCCCTGCAGTGGATCATCGGCGGACTGGCCGTCGTGGTGATCCTCGGCACTGCCGCGTGGTACCTGTCGGAATACGTTCCGATCTGGACGAAGGGCACCTCGGTGAGTTGGCTCGGCACGATCGAGTATCCCGTGTACGCCATCATCTTCGGCCTGCTCGGCAATGCGCTGCTGAGCGCGCTGAACCTGCGGGACAGGCTCTCGCCCGGGTTCCGCACCGAGTTCCTGATCAAGACCGGCCTGGTGCTGCTGGGCGCGTCCATCAACTTCGCCATCATCGTGAAGGCAGCCGCGCCGGCCATCGCGCAGGCAACGCTGCTGATCACCTCGGTCTTCTTCATCACCTGGTGGCTGGGCAGGCTGTTCGGTCTGGACGCCCGGCTTCGTGCGCTGCTGTCGAGCGCCGTGTCGATCTGCGGTGTCAGTGCCGCGATCGCCGCAGCGGGCGCGGTCAAGGCGAAGAAGGAGGATCTCGCCTACACCGCGAGCCTGGTGATCATCTTCGCACTCCCGTCGATCTTCCTGCTGCCGTGGTTGGCGGGCCTGCTGGGGCTCACCGACGCACAGACTGGCGCCTGGATCGGTGGCAACATCGATACCACCGCGGCCGTCACCGCGGCGGGCAGCATCGCCGGTGAGGCCCCGTTGCAGATCGCAGCCATCGTCAAGAGCACCCAGAACGCGCTGCTCGGTGTCGCCGCGGTCCTGCTCACGGTGTTCTTCGCCTACAAGATCGACCGCAAACCGGGGGAGGCAGCTCCTACTGCTTCGCTGTTCTGGCAGCGATTCCCGAAGTTCGTGCTCGGCTTCCTGGTCGCCTCGATCATCGCGACGATCTTCGTGAACTCGGTGGGCTCGCAGGCTGCCGCCCCCCTGATCGGCACCGCGAACAACCTGCGCACCTGGTTCCTGACCTTCGCTTTCGTGAGCATCGGACTGGAACTCAAGGTCTCTTCGCTGCGGCGTGCGGGCTGGCGGCCGATCGCCGTGTTCGCCCTGGCGACCGTGGCCAACCTGGTGATCGGATTGGCTCTGGCCCACCTGTTGTGGAGTGGTTTCGAGATTCCTGCCTGA
- a CDS encoding sensor histidine kinase produces MIDAVEVVLATVLGLAVGLAVIPMLNWIKKRSRATAADLSEPSPQVSEQLQVAVGLLRAGALVVGPYDEVLLSNPRARTLGLVRGSRVSPEELLDMVRGVRQSGQSVGSVLKGRREPGTPVTELAVRIAALGEGLVLMIVDDRSAQVRTDEIKRDFVGNVSHELKTPVGAIRVLAEAVEDAYDDPEAVHRFAIRLIAEAERLSELIRQIIELSRLQSDDPLLQPEVVSVDEVITDAINNRRELAESRSVNLSTAVTPGLRVLGDMRQLTSAVTNLIENAINYSNLGARVSVSSRACTDDGDDFVEIAVSDNGIGIPPEELDRIFERFYRVDYARSRAEGGTGLGLAIVKHAIGAHGGSVNVWSKPGQGSTFTLRLPAYEEIPAAATESPLTTRGTS; encoded by the coding sequence ATGATCGATGCTGTGGAGGTTGTGTTGGCTACCGTGCTCGGCCTGGCCGTCGGCCTGGCCGTCATACCGATGCTGAATTGGATCAAGAAGCGCTCCCGGGCCACCGCCGCCGACCTGTCAGAGCCAAGTCCCCAAGTCAGCGAGCAACTCCAGGTCGCCGTGGGACTGCTGCGGGCCGGCGCGCTGGTCGTCGGCCCCTATGACGAGGTGCTGCTGTCCAATCCGAGGGCCCGGACACTGGGGCTGGTGCGCGGCAGCAGGGTCAGCCCCGAGGAACTGCTCGACATGGTCCGTGGGGTACGTCAGAGCGGCCAGTCGGTCGGTTCGGTGCTGAAGGGCCGCCGCGAGCCGGGCACTCCGGTGACCGAACTCGCCGTGCGGATCGCCGCGCTGGGCGAGGGCCTGGTCCTGATGATCGTCGACGATCGTTCTGCCCAGGTGCGCACCGACGAGATCAAACGCGACTTCGTCGGCAATGTCAGCCACGAACTCAAGACCCCGGTCGGCGCCATCCGAGTGCTCGCCGAGGCCGTGGAGGACGCCTACGACGATCCCGAGGCCGTCCACCGATTCGCTATACGACTTATCGCCGAAGCCGAACGGCTGAGCGAACTCATTCGGCAGATCATCGAACTGTCCCGGCTGCAGTCCGACGATCCGCTGCTGCAACCCGAGGTGGTCTCGGTGGACGAAGTCATCACCGACGCGATCAATAATCGCCGTGAGCTCGCCGAATCGCGCTCGGTCAACCTGTCCACGGCCGTGACTCCCGGCCTACGGGTGCTCGGTGACATGCGCCAGCTGACCAGCGCGGTGACGAACCTGATCGAAAACGCGATCAACTACTCCAATCTGGGTGCCCGGGTATCGGTGAGCAGTCGCGCCTGCACCGACGACGGCGACGATTTCGTCGAGATCGCCGTCTCCGACAACGGCATCGGCATCCCTCCCGAAGAGCTGGACCGCATCTTCGAGCGCTTCTACCGCGTCGACTACGCGCGCAGTCGTGCCGAGGGTGGCACCGGACTCGGCCTGGCGATCGTCAAACATGCCATCGGCGCCCATGGCGGCTCGGTGAACGTGTGGAGCAAGCCCGGCCAGGGCTCGACCTTCACGCTGCGGCTGCCCGCCTACGAAGAGATTCCAGCTGCGGCGACCGAGTCGCCGCTGACGACGAGAGGTACGTCGTGA
- the cysD gene encoding sulfate adenylyltransferase subunit CysD yields MSRLDHLDLLEAEAIHIIREAVAELERPVLLFSGGKDSAVLLYLAAKAFWPGRVPFPLLHVDTGHNFAEVLAYRDRMVDQFGVRLLVARVQDYIDDGRLLERADGTRNPLQTLPLLDAIAEHRFDAVFGGGRRDEEKARAKERVVSLRDEFGQWDPRNQRPELWNLYNPRHRPGEHVRVFPLSNWTELDVWQYIAAEHIELPSLYYAHDREVFERAGMWLAVSEVTPPNGHVVHTKTVRYRTVGDMSCTGAVESTAGSVEQVLAEVAASTITERGATRADDRLTEAAMEDRKKDGYF; encoded by the coding sequence ATGAGCAGACTCGACCATCTCGACCTGTTGGAGGCCGAGGCCATCCACATCATCCGCGAGGCCGTCGCCGAGCTGGAGCGGCCGGTGCTGCTGTTCAGCGGCGGCAAGGACTCGGCCGTCCTGCTCTACCTGGCCGCCAAAGCCTTCTGGCCCGGACGAGTGCCGTTCCCCCTGCTGCATGTCGACACCGGGCACAACTTCGCCGAGGTGCTCGCGTACCGCGACCGGATGGTCGACCAGTTCGGCGTCCGCCTGCTGGTGGCCCGGGTCCAGGACTATATCGACGATGGCCGGCTCCTGGAGCGGGCCGACGGCACCCGCAATCCGCTGCAGACTCTGCCGTTGCTGGACGCCATCGCCGAGCATCGTTTCGATGCGGTTTTCGGCGGCGGGCGCCGCGATGAGGAGAAGGCCCGGGCCAAGGAACGGGTGGTGAGCCTGCGCGACGAGTTCGGGCAGTGGGACCCGCGCAACCAGCGCCCCGAATTGTGGAATCTGTACAATCCGCGCCACCGGCCCGGCGAGCATGTCCGGGTGTTCCCGCTGTCGAACTGGACCGAGCTGGACGTGTGGCAGTACATCGCCGCCGAGCACATCGAACTGCCCAGCCTGTACTACGCCCACGACCGGGAGGTCTTCGAGCGGGCCGGAATGTGGCTGGCAGTCAGCGAGGTGACACCGCCCAACGGGCATGTCGTCCACACCAAGACGGTGCGCTACCGCACCGTGGGCGACATGTCGTGTACCGGCGCCGTGGAATCCACCGCCGGTAGCGTCGAACAGGTGCTCGCCGAAGTGGCCGCGTCCACCATCACCGAACGCGGTGCCACCCGGGCCGACGACCGGCTCACCGAAGCTGCCATGGAAGATCGCAAGAAGGACGGCTATTTCTGA
- a CDS encoding nitrite/sulfite reductase → MTTTTKRAPRAEGQWAVDGTAPLNPNEVFKAADDGLHVRKRIEEIYAKQGFDSIPSDDLHGRMRWWGLYTQRRQGIDGSRTAELTPDQLSDRYFMMRVRLDGGALSTEQIRTLAGISRDFARGTADITDRQNLQFHWITVESVPEIWRRLEDAGMQTIEACGDTPRVILGSPVAGISADEIIDPTPVIAEIVERFIGDESLSNLPRKFKSAITGHPSLDVVHEINDISLVGVVHPELGAGYDLWAGGGLSVAPRLAQRLGAFVTAEQAADVWHAEIRLFRDYGYRRLRNRARLKFLLADWGPQRFREVLENEYLGYRLADGPEPGPSSLPADHIGVHPQKDGLNYVGFAPTVGRVSEDILEALADAADSVGARRIRFTPHQKLLVLDVPPERTDELIASFEKLGLRANPSPFRRATLACTGIEYCKLAFVETKSTAAAVIDTLEQRLADVSLDRPISLHINGCPNSCARIQTADIGLKGQLQKNPDGTEEFAFQVHLGGGLASVDREDAGLGRTVRGLKVTSANMPDYVERVTRSYLAGRKPDETFADWAHRADDEELR, encoded by the coding sequence ATGACCACCACAACCAAACGAGCACCACGTGCCGAAGGCCAGTGGGCAGTGGATGGCACTGCACCGCTGAACCCCAACGAGGTATTCAAGGCCGCTGACGACGGCCTCCACGTCCGGAAGCGGATCGAAGAGATCTACGCCAAGCAGGGCTTCGACTCGATCCCCTCAGATGATCTGCATGGCCGGATGCGCTGGTGGGGTCTTTATACCCAGCGCCGCCAGGGCATCGACGGTTCCCGGACCGCCGAGCTGACCCCCGACCAGCTGTCCGACCGTTACTTCATGATGCGGGTCCGGCTGGACGGCGGCGCGCTCAGCACCGAGCAGATCCGCACGCTGGCCGGGATCTCGCGTGACTTCGCCCGCGGCACCGCCGACATCACCGATCGGCAGAATCTCCAGTTCCACTGGATCACCGTCGAGTCCGTGCCCGAGATCTGGCGCCGCCTGGAGGATGCCGGAATGCAGACCATCGAGGCCTGTGGCGACACTCCCCGGGTGATTCTCGGCTCGCCGGTGGCCGGTATCTCCGCGGACGAGATCATCGATCCCACCCCGGTGATCGCCGAGATCGTCGAGCGGTTCATCGGTGACGAGTCGTTGTCGAATCTGCCTCGCAAGTTCAAGTCGGCGATCACCGGCCACCCCAGCCTCGACGTCGTCCATGAGATCAACGACATCTCGCTGGTCGGCGTGGTGCATCCCGAACTGGGCGCCGGCTACGATCTGTGGGCCGGTGGCGGGCTGTCGGTGGCGCCGCGCCTGGCCCAGCGTCTCGGCGCCTTCGTCACCGCCGAGCAGGCCGCCGATGTCTGGCACGCCGAGATCCGGCTGTTCCGCGACTACGGCTATCGCCGCCTGCGCAACCGGGCCCGGCTGAAGTTCCTGCTGGCCGACTGGGGGCCGCAGCGGTTCCGCGAGGTGCTCGAGAACGAGTACCTCGGATACCGGCTGGCCGATGGTCCCGAGCCGGGGCCGTCCAGCCTGCCGGCCGATCACATCGGGGTGCACCCCCAGAAGGACGGCCTCAACTATGTGGGGTTCGCCCCCACCGTCGGACGGGTCTCCGAGGACATTCTCGAGGCCCTGGCCGATGCCGCCGATTCGGTCGGTGCCCGACGCATCCGGTTCACCCCGCACCAGAAACTGCTGGTGCTCGACGTGCCGCCCGAGCGAACCGATGAGCTCATCGCCTCATTCGAGAAGCTGGGGCTGAGGGCCAATCCGAGCCCATTCCGGCGAGCCACCTTGGCCTGCACCGGTATCGAGTACTGCAAGCTCGCCTTCGTCGAGACCAAGAGCACGGCAGCAGCCGTGATCGACACTCTCGAGCAGCGGCTGGCCGACGTATCCCTGGATCGGCCGATCAGCCTGCACATCAACGGCTGCCCGAACTCCTGCGCCCGGATCCAGACCGCCGACATCGGCCTGAAGGGCCAGCTGCAGAAGAACCCGGACGGCACCGAGGAGTTCGCCTTCCAGGTTCACCTGGGTGGTGGCCTGGCCTCGGTCGACCGGGAGGACGCGGGCCTGGGGCGTACCGTGCGAGGCCTCAAGGTGACCTCGGCCAATATGCCCGACTACGTCGAGCGGGTCACCCGCAGCTATCTGGCCGGGCGCAAACCCGACGAGACCTTCGCCGACTGGGCCCACCGGGCCGACGATGAGGAGCTGCGATGA
- a CDS encoding sulfate ABC transporter substrate-binding protein: MSHPSLSPRRSLAALTLLIAAWLTACSNVAASAPSGSGESTVLSIVGYAVPAEANARIAEAWQQTPDGQDVTFETSYGASGDQSRNVLNGQPADYVHFSVESDVTRLVDGGLVSPDWKSGPNKGVVSTSVVVLAVRPGNPLGIKGWDDLIKPGVEIVTPNPASSGAARWNILAAWAHIAANGGSDAEATDFLKKLLGNAVALPGSGRDATTAFTSGTGDVFITYENEAILARQSGADFDYIVPDDTLLIENPGTVLIDAKPAATQWLDFVLSDQAQEIFGETGFRPLNGKAPARVEGANDPESPFPQPQRLYTIANDFGSWEELSKTFFAEQIGIVTQLLAELGKS, encoded by the coding sequence ATGTCTCACCCATCCCTTTCCCCGCGCCGGTCTCTGGCGGCGCTGACCCTGCTGATCGCGGCCTGGTTGACGGCTTGCTCGAATGTCGCCGCGTCGGCCCCCTCCGGCTCCGGCGAATCGACGGTGCTGAGCATCGTCGGCTACGCGGTCCCGGCCGAGGCCAATGCCCGCATCGCCGAGGCCTGGCAGCAGACCCCGGACGGCCAGGACGTCACCTTCGAGACCTCCTATGGGGCCTCGGGGGACCAGAGCCGCAATGTCCTCAACGGACAGCCGGCCGATTATGTCCATTTCTCGGTCGAATCCGACGTCACCCGACTGGTCGATGGCGGCCTGGTCAGCCCTGACTGGAAGTCCGGCCCGAACAAGGGCGTGGTCTCCACGTCGGTGGTCGTGCTCGCCGTCCGACCGGGCAACCCGCTCGGTATCAAGGGCTGGGACGACCTGATCAAGCCCGGCGTCGAGATCGTGACACCGAACCCGGCGTCGTCGGGAGCGGCCCGCTGGAACATCCTGGCCGCCTGGGCGCACATCGCCGCCAACGGTGGTTCGGATGCCGAAGCGACCGATTTCCTGAAGAAGCTGCTGGGCAATGCCGTGGCGCTGCCCGGTAGCGGACGAGACGCCACCACGGCCTTCACCTCGGGCACCGGCGACGTCTTCATCACCTACGAGAATGAGGCCATCCTCGCCCGGCAGAGCGGGGCCGATTTCGACTACATCGTGCCGGACGACACCCTGCTGATCGAGAACCCCGGCACCGTGCTGATCGACGCCAAGCCGGCCGCCACCCAGTGGCTCGATTTCGTCCTGTCCGATCAGGCCCAGGAGATCTTCGGCGAGACCGGCTTCCGGCCGTTGAACGGCAAGGCCCCGGCACGGGTCGAGGGTGCGAACGATCCGGAGAGTCCTTTCCCGCAACCGCAACGGCTGTACACGATCGCCAATGATTTCGGCTCCTGGGAGGAACTGTCCAAGACCTTCTTCGCCGAACAGATCGGGATCGTGACCCAGCTGCTGGCCGAACTCGGCAAGTCATGA
- a CDS encoding sulfate adenylyltransferase subunit 1, with amino-acid sequence MSTPVATRSLLRMATAGSVDDGKSTLVGRLLYDSKAILADQLAAVERVSQDRGLADVDLALLTDGLRAEREQGITIDVAYRYFATAKRSFVLADCPGHVQYTRNTVTGASTADVLVLLVDVRKGVLEQTRRHLAVAALLRVPEVVVAVNKIDLLNYDETAYRRVATEISEVAEWLGAAKVTTLPVSALRGDNVVARSDRTPWYDGPSLLELLEDIEVTASAPRIGLRFGVQLTLRPQSAAIDPRYAEYRGYAGLVSAGQVSVGDEVVVLPEGLRTSVTGIDLAGRELTTAVTGQSVSLRLAHEVDLARGALISSVDDAPEPTVDIDGTLCWLDERPLRLGQRVLLKHSTRTVQALVRQITSRLDLDSVSAVGTDSLVLNDIGRVTLRLAAPVLAEDYATNRSGGAFLLIDPQTAHTLAAGMVRGHTIFGDRFGDAWNWEI; translated from the coding sequence ATGAGCACCCCAGTCGCCACCCGCTCGCTGCTGCGAATGGCCACCGCCGGAAGTGTGGACGATGGCAAGTCGACCCTGGTCGGGCGGCTGTTGTACGACTCCAAGGCGATCCTGGCCGACCAGCTGGCCGCCGTGGAACGAGTCAGCCAGGACCGTGGCCTGGCCGATGTCGATCTCGCCCTGCTCACCGACGGCCTGCGAGCCGAGCGGGAGCAGGGCATCACCATCGATGTCGCCTACCGCTACTTCGCCACTGCGAAACGCAGCTTCGTGCTCGCGGACTGCCCCGGCCATGTGCAGTACACCCGCAACACCGTCACCGGCGCGTCCACCGCCGACGTGCTGGTGCTGCTGGTGGACGTACGCAAGGGCGTGCTCGAGCAGACCCGCCGCCACCTCGCCGTCGCAGCCCTGCTGCGGGTGCCGGAGGTGGTCGTCGCGGTGAACAAGATCGACCTGCTGAACTACGACGAGACCGCCTATCGGCGGGTGGCCACCGAGATCAGCGAAGTGGCCGAATGGCTGGGAGCGGCCAAGGTCACGACGCTGCCGGTATCGGCCCTGCGCGGCGACAACGTCGTCGCGAGGTCGGACCGCACCCCTTGGTACGACGGCCCGAGTCTGCTGGAACTGCTCGAAGACATCGAGGTCACCGCGTCGGCGCCCCGGATCGGACTGAGGTTCGGCGTCCAGTTGACCCTGCGGCCGCAGTCCGCGGCCATCGACCCCCGCTACGCCGAATACCGTGGCTACGCCGGACTGGTCTCGGCCGGGCAGGTCTCGGTCGGCGACGAGGTCGTGGTGCTGCCGGAGGGCCTGCGTACCTCGGTGACCGGGATTGACCTGGCCGGACGCGAACTGACCACGGCGGTGACCGGGCAGTCGGTATCGCTTCGGCTGGCCCATGAGGTCGACCTGGCGCGCGGTGCCCTGATCAGCTCGGTGGACGATGCACCCGAGCCCACCGTCGATATCGACGGCACCTTGTGCTGGCTGGACGAGCGGCCGCTGCGGTTGGGCCAGCGGGTGCTGCTCAAGCACTCCACCCGGACCGTGCAGGCCCTCGTCCGCCAGATCACCAGCCGGCTCGATCTCGACTCGGTCTCGGCCGTCGGCACCGATTCACTGGTGCTCAATGACATCGGACGGGTGACGTTGCGGCTCGCCGCACCGGTGCTGGCCGAGGACTATGCAACCAACCGCTCCGGGGGTGCCTTCCTGCTGATCGATCCGCAGACCGCCCACACGCTGGCGGCGGGGATGGTCCGCGGGCACACCATCTTCGGCGACCGGTTCGGCGATGCCTGGAACTGGGAGATCTGA
- a CDS encoding sirohydrochlorin chelatase, producing MSPPDLVLAFHGTEKPAGQQLARRVVLAVAAALPQVKVHLGWADVLTPTLTQTLSAVGPAVVVPCFLASGYHVTSDLPAAVQASGGRARLTPSLGAAPEAVLAARLAEAGGPGDAVVLAAAGSKRETANRQAADAAARLAREIGRPVRPAFVTAAAPSPAEVVAALRAAGYRRVAIASFLLAPGVFHDRLRSAGADLVSEPIGDHPLVIATIVDRYRQAVADDDDRIWAGADRQGAIA from the coding sequence ATGTCACCTCCTGATCTCGTACTGGCATTTCATGGCACCGAGAAGCCGGCCGGTCAGCAGCTGGCCCGCCGGGTGGTGCTCGCCGTGGCGGCTGCGCTGCCCCAGGTCAAGGTCCATCTCGGCTGGGCGGATGTGCTGACTCCCACGCTCACCCAGACGCTGAGCGCCGTGGGTCCGGCCGTGGTGGTGCCGTGCTTCCTCGCCTCCGGCTATCACGTCACCTCCGATCTGCCGGCCGCGGTGCAGGCGTCCGGTGGGCGGGCCCGGCTCACCCCCTCGCTGGGCGCCGCGCCGGAGGCGGTGCTGGCCGCCCGGCTGGCCGAGGCCGGCGGGCCCGGTGACGCCGTCGTGCTCGCCGCGGCCGGCTCGAAGCGGGAAACCGCCAACCGGCAGGCGGCCGACGCCGCTGCCCGGCTGGCCCGGGAGATCGGGCGTCCGGTCCGTCCGGCCTTCGTGACCGCCGCTGCGCCCTCCCCGGCCGAGGTGGTAGCCGCTCTGCGGGCAGCCGGATACCGGCGGGTCGCGATCGCCAGCTTCCTGCTGGCTCCCGGTGTCTTCCACGACCGGCTGCGGAGCGCCGGCGCCGACCTGGTGTCCGAGCCGATCGGGGATCACCCGCTGGTGATCGCCACGATCGTCGATCGATACCGGCAGGCGGTGGCCGACGACGACGATCGGATCTGGGCGGGCGCCGACCGGCAAGGCGCCATCGCCTGA